Proteins encoded in a region of the Photobacterium angustum genome:
- the menE gene encoding o-succinylbenzoate--CoA ligase has protein sequence MAEIKHDFLTWPWQRWAAERPSDIAISLGDKEHDAQTYTWADVSSNVDDYAQGLVEQGVKRDQLVAVIADNSIQVLWLMLAIFRVGARYVGLNPKLSSTELQQQLVILDNDYIWSDSEHDITALTGQHIVLQFPAVARMVPVTWQEHRPMTLTLTSGSSGVPKAVVHNAESHLASASGLLSQMAFTAEDSWLLSLPLFHISGLAIVWRWLYRGACLVIVDKAQQQQALHWVTHASLVPTQLQRLLDSIDNTATPSSMMLKQVLLGGAHIPVTLTNKAHSAGIGCWCGYGMTEMASTISAKQANESSGVGNVLPNRELLLRDGEILVRGKSLCLGYYRNHTIFSILDNHGHDGEWFATKDMGEWHDDELFIHGRADNMFISGGENVQPEDIEAVLLQYPEIEQAVVLPIDDYDFGQRPVAIVKTTCPMDAVFIDHVMTYMADKVAAFKRPIRYLDLPDGDIYQGIKLSRTKLANWLSKQ, from the coding sequence ATGGCAGAAATAAAACACGATTTTCTAACATGGCCTTGGCAGCGATGGGCTGCAGAACGCCCATCAGATATAGCCATCTCTTTAGGTGATAAAGAGCATGATGCACAAACGTACACGTGGGCTGATGTATCTTCAAACGTTGATGATTATGCACAAGGCCTAGTTGAGCAGGGCGTTAAGCGTGATCAACTTGTGGCCGTAATCGCTGATAATTCGATTCAAGTATTATGGTTGATGCTTGCTATTTTTCGAGTGGGGGCACGCTATGTAGGGTTAAACCCGAAGTTGTCTTCTACTGAATTACAGCAACAGTTAGTGATACTCGATAATGACTATATTTGGTCGGATAGTGAACATGATATAACAGCACTAACTGGGCAACATATTGTTCTGCAATTCCCCGCTGTCGCACGTATGGTACCTGTGACATGGCAAGAGCATCGCCCAATGACACTGACATTAACATCAGGTTCATCGGGTGTACCTAAGGCGGTGGTTCATAATGCCGAGTCACATTTAGCGAGTGCTTCTGGCTTGCTAAGTCAAATGGCATTCACAGCAGAAGACAGTTGGTTATTGTCATTACCGTTATTCCACATTTCGGGTTTAGCGATTGTATGGCGTTGGTTATATCGCGGAGCATGTTTAGTCATTGTCGATAAAGCGCAGCAGCAGCAAGCATTGCATTGGGTGACTCACGCATCATTAGTACCTACTCAATTACAACGTTTACTCGATAGTATTGATAATACTGCAACACCATCATCGATGATGCTAAAACAAGTGTTATTAGGTGGCGCACATATTCCTGTTACTCTCACTAATAAAGCGCACAGTGCTGGTATTGGTTGTTGGTGTGGTTACGGCATGACGGAAATGGCATCAACAATATCGGCTAAACAAGCGAATGAGAGTAGTGGTGTTGGTAACGTATTACCAAATAGAGAATTACTTTTACGTGATGGTGAGATCTTAGTTCGAGGTAAAAGCTTGTGCTTGGGGTATTACCGTAACCATACTATTTTTTCTATTTTAGATAACCATGGCCACGATGGGGAATGGTTTGCAACCAAAGACATGGGGGAGTGGCACGATGATGAGCTATTTATTCATGGTCGCGCAGATAACATGTTTATTTCTGGTGGAGAGAATGTTCAACCAGAAGATATTGAAGCGGTACTGTTACAGTATCCAGAGATAGAACAAGCTGTTGTTTTACCCATTGATGATTATGACTTTGGTCAACGACCGGTTGCTATTGTGAAAACAACTTGCCCGATGGATGCGGTATTTATTGATCATGTGATGACTTATATGGCAGATAAAGTGGCTGCGTTTAAGCGTCCAATTCGTTACCTCGATTTACCTGATGGCGATATTTATCAAGGGATAAAACTCTCTCGGACGAAATTAGCCAACTGGTTATCTAAGCAATAA
- a CDS encoding MFS transporter, whose amino-acid sequence MTTKPQSSLLTKRRFLPYFLTQALGAFNDNVYKNILLILIAYASVDSLPLSANLLINIAAGLFILPFFLFSASAGVIADQYDKAMIMRRVKLAEIVIMCLAAIAFFYQSYSALLVLLFLMGTQSAFFGPAKYALLPQHLKSEELISGNALVETGTFLAILLGTLLAGFIADSHNAHYIAAGAVIFFAILGYLTSLAIPSAPPTVKKATFKWQPIKQTRSTMAIARQDKTIFQCILGISWFWFLGACYLTQFPNYAKISLGGNAASVSFLLMLFSIGIAIGSMCCDRLSQHRIDPGIVPIGSLGITLFGSGLYFLAPATTVQTESLIAFITAPNLWPIFASLLLLGIAGGIFIVPLYALMQQRSKEDERAQIIAANNIWNAVFMVVSAISAIVFLSVLKLSIPEFFLILASVNSLVVVYIYFQAPDFFWRFVVWMITHTMYRVKKQNLNNIPKQGGVLLVCNHVSYMDALLLAGSCPRPIRFLMDRDIYNLPLVKSFCKACKAIPVDANDRASIRNAFSKVSEHLDNGDIVCVFPEGQLTFDGEIAPFMRGIDLIIKRSNVTVIPVALQGLWGSYFSREGGVALLKWPKRFWSQVTIVAGECLSSQEANSQLLYQQVTQLRGDRK is encoded by the coding sequence ATGACCACAAAGCCCCAATCGAGTCTTCTAACCAAGCGGCGTTTCTTGCCGTATTTTTTAACGCAGGCACTTGGGGCATTTAATGATAATGTTTACAAAAATATATTATTAATTCTGATCGCTTACGCTTCTGTTGATAGCCTTCCACTGAGTGCAAATTTACTGATTAACATTGCCGCTGGGTTATTTATTTTACCTTTCTTTTTATTTTCAGCTTCTGCTGGTGTTATTGCCGATCAATACGATAAAGCAATGATCATGCGCCGAGTTAAACTAGCAGAAATTGTTATAATGTGCCTTGCTGCAATAGCCTTCTTCTATCAAAGTTATTCTGCTCTGTTGGTGTTACTCTTTTTAATGGGAACGCAATCAGCCTTCTTTGGCCCTGCAAAATATGCCTTACTGCCCCAGCATTTAAAATCAGAAGAGTTAATATCAGGTAATGCTTTGGTTGAAACAGGCACCTTTCTAGCTATTTTACTTGGCACATTGCTCGCAGGTTTTATTGCCGACAGCCATAACGCCCACTATATTGCAGCTGGTGCCGTGATCTTTTTTGCGATATTAGGCTACCTCACATCCCTTGCTATTCCGAGCGCACCACCTACGGTAAAGAAAGCAACCTTTAAGTGGCAACCGATTAAACAAACTCGTTCAACCATGGCGATTGCACGACAAGACAAAACGATTTTCCAATGTATTTTGGGAATTAGTTGGTTTTGGTTTTTAGGGGCTTGTTATCTTACACAGTTTCCTAATTATGCAAAAATCAGCCTTGGTGGTAATGCTGCCTCTGTCTCTTTCTTACTGATGCTATTTTCTATTGGTATTGCTATTGGCTCAATGTGTTGTGATCGCTTATCTCAACACCGAATTGATCCAGGAATAGTGCCTATTGGTAGTTTAGGGATAACGTTATTTGGCTCAGGTTTATATTTCCTCGCTCCAGCAACTACAGTGCAAACTGAGAGCCTAATAGCGTTTATAACGGCACCAAATCTATGGCCAATCTTTGCGTCATTGCTTTTACTGGGGATTGCTGGCGGTATTTTTATTGTTCCGCTTTATGCCTTAATGCAGCAGCGCTCTAAAGAAGATGAACGTGCACAAATCATTGCAGCAAATAATATATGGAATGCTGTGTTTATGGTTGTCAGTGCTATTTCAGCTATTGTCTTCTTATCTGTTTTAAAGCTTTCCATTCCAGAGTTCTTCTTAATCTTAGCTTCGGTGAATTCATTAGTTGTTGTCTATATCTACTTCCAAGCCCCTGATTTTTTTTGGCGCTTTGTGGTTTGGATGATCACCCATACGATGTATCGTGTAAAAAAACAGAATTTGAATAATATTCCTAAACAAGGTGGTGTGTTACTTGTCTGTAATCATGTCAGCTACATGGATGCTTTATTGTTAGCAGGCAGCTGCCCACGCCCTATCCGCTTTTTGATGGACCGTGATATATATAACCTGCCACTGGTCAAATCGTTCTGTAAAGCATGTAAGGCGATTCCTGTCGATGCGAATGACCGTGCATCTATTCGTAATGCTTTTTCAAAAGTGTCAGAACATTTGGATAATGGCGATATTGTTTGTGTTTTCCCAGAAGGACAGCTCACCTTTGATGGTGAAATAGCCCCGTTTATGCGTGGCATTGATTTAATCATTAAACGTTCGAATGTCACGGTGATCCCCGTGGCATTGCAGGGACTATGGGGGAGCTATTTTAGTCGAGAGGGTGGCGTTGCATTATTAAAATGGCCCAAACGTTTCTGGTCACAAGTCACTATCGTCGCTGGGGAATGTCTGTCTTCCCAAGAGGCAAATAGCCAATTGTTATATCAACAAGTGACACAATTACGTGGCGATAGAAAATAA